The following coding sequences are from one Halobacteria archaeon AArc-dxtr1 window:
- a CDS encoding dihydrodipicolinate synthase family protein yields the protein MDFRTELAGITCPIVTPFEPDPADIDSSDPIPIDEAALESLVDSLIQGGIDALFPCGTAGEFASLSAEERRRVTELTVSRADGAVPVVAGAAATSVSETLGHVHAAVDVGADAAVVVPPYFHTANDPAGNRRFFEAVADESPLPLLLYNIPQCSGDPIDLDTLEAVATHENVLGLKDSGGDFEYFLSAIRRTPADFLTLQGFDSLLVPSLRMGADGGVNGLSNVAPAVYAELFETADERRGRRLQDAIAPLFETTATYGFAPAAKAALAYRGTIPSDAVRPPLVPVPGTGRETIGSRLDALLEA from the coding sequence ATGGACTTCCGGACCGAACTCGCGGGAATCACGTGTCCGATCGTCACGCCGTTCGAGCCGGACCCGGCGGACATCGACAGCTCGGATCCGATACCGATCGACGAGGCCGCCCTCGAATCGCTGGTCGACTCTCTCATCCAGGGCGGCATCGACGCGCTCTTTCCCTGCGGCACGGCCGGCGAGTTCGCGAGCCTCTCCGCCGAGGAACGGCGTCGGGTCACCGAACTCACCGTTTCCCGCGCCGACGGCGCGGTGCCGGTCGTCGCCGGTGCAGCCGCCACCTCCGTCTCCGAGACACTGGGGCACGTCCACGCCGCGGTCGATGTCGGCGCCGACGCCGCCGTCGTCGTCCCGCCATACTTTCACACTGCGAACGATCCGGCCGGAAACCGGCGCTTCTTCGAAGCGGTCGCCGACGAGTCGCCCCTGCCGCTCTTGCTCTACAACATCCCGCAGTGTTCCGGCGACCCGATCGATCTCGACACGCTCGAGGCGGTCGCGACCCACGAGAACGTGCTCGGACTCAAAGACTCCGGCGGCGACTTCGAGTACTTCCTCTCGGCGATCCGGCGGACGCCCGCGGACTTTCTCACGCTCCAGGGGTTCGACTCCCTGCTCGTCCCGTCGCTCCGGATGGGCGCCGACGGCGGCGTCAACGGGCTCTCGAACGTGGCGCCCGCGGTCTACGCCGAGCTGTTCGAGACGGCCGACGAACGGCGCGGACGTCGGCTTCAGGACGCGATCGCACCGCTGTTCGAGACGACCGCGACCTACGGCTTCGCGCCAGCCGCGAAAGCCGCGCTCGCCTACCGGGGGACCATCCCCTCCGACGCGGTTCGACCGCCGCTCGTTCCGGTTCCCGGGACGGGGCGGGAGACGATCGGCTCGCGCCTCGACGCCTTGCTCGAGGCCTGA
- a CDS encoding YwbE family protein, with translation MSNNRPTADELRQGMTVEIVQEDATVESADEEPIVGEVATIYGDEPDGPHVELKTGVVGHVQSVVADE, from the coding sequence ATGTCGAACAACCGACCGACCGCCGACGAGCTGCGCCAAGGGATGACCGTCGAGATCGTCCAAGAGGACGCAACCGTCGAGTCTGCAGACGAGGAACCGATCGTCGGCGAGGTGGCGACGATCTACGGCGACGAACCCGATGGGCCACACGTCGAGCTCAAGACGGGCGTCGTGGGACACGTCCAGTCGGTCGTCGCCGACGAGTAG
- the mutS gene encoding DNA mismatch repair protein MutS — translation MTDAEPTGIVGEFLSLKAGTDADLLAMQCGDFYEFFGEDAERVGEELDLKVTSKSSQGQSYPMAGVPLDDLTPYLKALVERGHRVAVADQYETDGGHAREIVRVVTPGTLLETGDADAQYLAAIVDGAGTSAAGGSGGGSADAGYGLAFADVTTGRFLVASAADAEATLTELYRFAPVEILPGPAVRNDDALLSRIRDHTDATLTLHDAEAFAPKRAGHRAREHFGREPVEGLAVPDTAIAAAGAVLSYVEETGAGVLASMTRIAAHHGDDHVTLDGTTQRNLELTETMAGEREGSLFATIDHTETSAGARLLKEWLQRPRRSLPVLRERRESVAALSSAALARDEIRDVLGEAADLARLASRSTHGSADARDLLAVRDTLAVLPRVADAVASNPELADSPLPEILDRPDREAAADLRETLAEAVAEEPPSTVTQGGLLQRGYREELDTVIDRHEELEEWFATLADREKRAHGLSHVTVDRNRTDGYYIQVGKSAADGVPDHYEEVKTLKNSKRFTTDELEDKEREILRLEEERGDLEYELFAELREAVADSAELLQDVGRALATADALASLATHAAENGWVAPELHQGDAIRIEQGRHPVVEQTTEFVPNGVRLGDDPGAAASDRDAGREFLVVTGPNMSGKSTYMRQVACIVLLAQIGSFVPAREAEIGLVDGIFTRVGALDELAQGRSTFMVEMSELSNILHAATDESLVILDEVGRGTATYDGISIAWAATEYLHNEVRAKTLFATHYHELTGLAEHLPRVANVHVAADERDGDVTFLRTVREGPTDRSYGIHVADLAGVPEPVVDRARDVLSRLREEKAIEAKGGASEPVQTVFDVGSGEFRGPANADGGAAGGSPGATAGGGSAGGDSKPDSALDPETEAVLSDLQSIDVNATAPVELLSEVQDLQRRLEDTE, via the coding sequence ATGACCGACGCCGAGCCGACGGGGATCGTCGGCGAGTTTCTCTCGCTCAAAGCGGGGACGGACGCGGATCTGCTGGCGATGCAGTGTGGTGACTTCTACGAGTTCTTCGGCGAGGACGCCGAACGCGTTGGCGAGGAGCTCGACCTGAAGGTGACCTCGAAGTCCTCCCAGGGCCAGTCCTACCCGATGGCGGGCGTTCCCCTCGACGACCTCACTCCCTATCTCAAGGCGCTCGTCGAGCGCGGCCACCGGGTCGCCGTCGCCGACCAGTACGAGACCGACGGCGGCCACGCTCGCGAGATCGTCCGCGTGGTGACGCCGGGGACGCTGCTCGAGACAGGCGACGCCGACGCCCAGTACCTCGCAGCAATTGTAGACGGCGCGGGCACGTCAGCCGCCGGCGGATCGGGTGGCGGTTCCGCCGACGCCGGCTACGGCCTCGCGTTCGCCGACGTCACCACCGGGCGCTTTCTCGTCGCCAGCGCCGCCGACGCCGAGGCGACGCTGACCGAACTCTACCGGTTCGCACCGGTGGAGATCCTCCCCGGCCCCGCGGTGCGAAACGACGACGCCCTCCTCTCTCGGATTCGCGACCACACCGACGCCACCCTCACGCTGCACGACGCCGAGGCGTTCGCCCCCAAACGTGCCGGCCACCGAGCCCGCGAGCACTTCGGCCGCGAGCCGGTCGAGGGGCTCGCGGTCCCCGATACCGCGATTGCGGCCGCCGGGGCGGTCCTCTCGTACGTCGAAGAGACCGGCGCCGGCGTGCTGGCCTCGATGACCCGGATCGCGGCCCACCACGGCGACGACCACGTCACCTTAGACGGCACGACCCAACGCAACCTCGAGCTGACCGAGACGATGGCCGGCGAGCGCGAGGGCTCGCTGTTCGCGACGATCGACCACACGGAGACGAGCGCCGGGGCCCGGCTGTTGAAGGAGTGGCTCCAGCGTCCCCGACGTTCGTTGCCCGTCCTCCGGGAGCGCCGGGAGAGCGTCGCCGCGCTTTCGAGTGCTGCCCTCGCTCGCGACGAGATCCGGGACGTTCTCGGCGAGGCGGCCGACTTGGCGCGGCTGGCCTCGCGATCGACCCACGGCAGCGCCGACGCCAGGGACCTGCTCGCCGTGCGGGACACCCTCGCCGTGCTCCCGCGAGTAGCTGACGCCGTCGCCTCGAACCCGGAACTCGCCGACTCCCCGCTTCCCGAGATCCTCGACCGGCCCGACCGCGAGGCTGCCGCGGACCTGCGCGAGACGCTGGCCGAGGCGGTGGCCGAGGAGCCCCCCTCGACGGTGACTCAGGGCGGGCTGCTTCAGCGGGGCTACCGCGAGGAACTGGATACGGTGATCGACCGCCACGAGGAACTTGAGGAGTGGTTCGCGACCCTCGCCGACCGTGAGAAACGTGCCCATGGCCTCTCCCACGTCACCGTCGACCGCAATCGGACCGACGGCTACTACATCCAGGTCGGCAAGTCCGCCGCTGACGGCGTCCCCGACCACTACGAGGAAGTGAAGACGCTCAAGAACTCGAAGCGCTTTACGACCGACGAGCTCGAGGACAAAGAACGCGAGATCCTCCGCTTAGAGGAAGAACGCGGCGATCTCGAGTACGAACTCTTCGCCGAGCTTCGCGAGGCCGTCGCCGACAGCGCCGAGCTCCTCCAGGACGTCGGCCGGGCGCTCGCAACCGCCGACGCGCTCGCGAGCCTCGCGACCCACGCCGCCGAGAACGGCTGGGTCGCCCCCGAGCTTCACCAGGGGGATGCGATCAGAATCGAGCAGGGCCGCCACCCGGTCGTCGAGCAGACCACGGAGTTCGTCCCGAACGGCGTCCGGCTGGGGGACGACCCCGGCGCCGCCGCGTCGGATCGCGACGCTGGTCGCGAGTTCCTCGTCGTCACTGGCCCCAACATGTCCGGGAAGTCGACGTACATGCGCCAGGTCGCCTGTATCGTCCTCTTAGCCCAGATCGGGAGCTTCGTCCCCGCCCGCGAGGCCGAGATCGGCCTCGTCGACGGCATCTTCACCCGTGTCGGCGCGCTCGACGAGCTCGCCCAGGGACGCTCGACGTTCATGGTCGAGATGAGCGAGCTCTCGAACATCCTCCACGCCGCGACCGACGAGTCGCTCGTCATTCTGGACGAAGTCGGCCGCGGCACCGCGACCTACGACGGCATCTCGATCGCCTGGGCCGCCACGGAGTACCTCCACAACGAGGTGCGCGCGAAGACGCTCTTTGCGACCCACTACCACGAGCTGACCGGGCTCGCCGAGCACCTCCCGCGGGTCGCGAACGTCCACGTCGCGGCGGACGAGCGCGACGGCGACGTCACCTTCCTCCGGACGGTGCGAGAGGGGCCCACCGACCGCTCCTACGGGATCCACGTCGCCGACCTCGCAGGCGTCCCCGAACCCGTCGTCGACCGGGCGCGAGACGTCCTCTCCCGGCTGCGCGAGGAGAAGGCTATCGAGGCGAAAGGCGGCGCGAGCGAACCGGTCCAGACCGTCTTCGACGTCGGCAGCGGCGAGTTCCGCGGGCCGGCGAACGCCGACGGTGGGGCCGCTGGTGGCTCACCCGGAGCGACGGCCGGCGGCGGATCGGCGGGGGGCGATTCGAAACCGGATTCGGCGCTCGACCCGGAGACGGAGGCCGTCCTCTCGGATCTCCAGTCGATCGACGTGAACGCGACGGCGCCGGTCGAACTCCTCTCCGAGGTGCAGGATCTCCAGCGCCGGCTCGAGGACACGGAGTAG
- a CDS encoding YihY/virulence factor BrkB family protein, giving the protein MSAGDSDPATLVRDVAAVARERQLSAKSAALAYHGFNTLVPLVVLLLVGVAIADGFAVVLDAIETATGLEETVSRDALDQATGDGGADLGRAALLATAILLWSAARLFQAVNSAFTAVYGSRKSQSYLRAALTTSAVTIGNAVLLTATVAVGVALVSVLGVSISVVVDGRWAGIASTAALALLLFLLFVPMYYLFPEADVSVREVLPGTALAAGSWTLLALGFRVYVVTSESVALFGIAGAVLLVLTWVYLGALCLLLGAVCNAVLAGRVEADEGWVPVDEQLFERG; this is encoded by the coding sequence ATGAGCGCCGGTGACTCCGATCCCGCCACGCTGGTACGGGACGTCGCCGCCGTCGCTCGCGAGCGACAGCTGAGCGCGAAGTCGGCAGCACTGGCCTACCACGGGTTCAACACGCTCGTCCCGCTGGTCGTGTTGTTGCTGGTCGGCGTGGCGATCGCAGACGGCTTCGCGGTCGTTCTCGACGCGATCGAGACGGCGACTGGCCTCGAGGAGACGGTGAGCCGCGACGCCCTCGATCAGGCAACGGGAGACGGCGGCGCCGATCTGGGCCGGGCTGCACTACTAGCGACCGCCATCCTTCTGTGGAGTGCCGCACGGTTATTCCAGGCGGTAAACAGCGCGTTCACAGCCGTTTACGGCTCCCGGAAGTCACAGTCGTACCTACGTGCGGCGCTTACGACCTCGGCGGTGACTATCGGCAACGCCGTCTTGCTGACCGCGACCGTCGCCGTCGGCGTCGCTCTGGTCAGCGTTCTCGGCGTGAGTATCTCGGTTGTTGTCGACGGGAGATGGGCTGGTATCGCGAGCACGGCTGCGCTCGCACTCTTGCTGTTTCTCCTCTTCGTGCCGATGTACTACCTCTTTCCCGAGGCAGACGTCTCCGTGCGAGAGGTGCTACCGGGAACCGCGCTCGCGGCGGGATCGTGGACGCTCCTGGCGCTTGGCTTTCGCGTCTACGTGGTGACTTCCGAGAGTGTGGCGCTTTTCGGGATCGCCGGCGCCGTCCTGTTGGTCCTGACGTGGGTCTACCTCGGCGCACTCTGTCTGTTGCTCGGGGCCGTCTGTAACGCCGTCCTCGCCGGTCGCGTCGAGGCGGACGAGGGATGGGTCCCCGTCGACGAACAGCTGTTCGAGCGCGGTTAA
- the msrB gene encoding peptide-methionine (R)-S-oxide reductase MsrB, whose translation MVNQPEELPQSDAEWREKLTDEQYRILREGGTETPGSGEYIDHKEDGSYACAGCGATLFDSETKFGSGTGWPSFFDAAEDRVETRLDTSHGMRRTEVLCATCGGHLGHVFDDGPEPTGKRYCINSVALEFDEE comes from the coding sequence ATGGTCAATCAGCCCGAAGAGCTTCCCCAGAGCGATGCAGAGTGGCGCGAGAAGCTGACTGACGAACAGTATCGCATTCTCCGCGAGGGGGGAACCGAAACGCCGGGAAGCGGCGAGTACATCGACCACAAAGAGGACGGAAGCTACGCCTGTGCCGGCTGCGGGGCGACACTGTTCGACTCGGAGACGAAGTTCGGGTCGGGGACCGGCTGGCCGAGTTTCTTCGACGCTGCGGAAGACCGGGTCGAAACCCGGCTCGATACGAGCCACGGGATGCGCCGGACGGAAGTGCTCTGTGCGACCTGTGGGGGCCACCTCGGACACGTCTTCGACGACGGTCCGGAGCCGACCGGCAAGCGCTACTGTATCAACTCCGTCGCCCTCGAGTTCGACGAGGAGTGA
- a CDS encoding helix-turn-helix domain-containing protein, with product MATVMEFTSPTAEFPLGSVFKNLPGVTVELERLIPHQTLIIPYFWVRDVETEDIEAEFEQHAGVSNIQMVDSIEDEYLMRAEWEQEYFGILSALAKANVVVLSGIGTKDEWRFEVRGESQETIGEFREYCQENDIPITITAVHAMLPIQGEGYELTETQREALVLAYERGYFDSPRESSLEEIADELGITQQSLSSRLRRGHRRLIGATLSSSV from the coding sequence ATGGCGACTGTGATGGAGTTTACGAGTCCGACAGCGGAGTTCCCGCTGGGGAGTGTGTTCAAAAACTTGCCGGGTGTGACGGTCGAACTGGAGCGGCTGATTCCACACCAGACGCTGATTATCCCCTACTTCTGGGTACGCGATGTGGAAACGGAGGACATCGAAGCTGAGTTCGAACAACACGCCGGCGTGAGCAACATCCAAATGGTCGATAGCATCGAAGACGAGTATCTCATGCGTGCCGAGTGGGAACAAGAGTACTTCGGCATCCTGAGCGCGCTGGCCAAGGCCAACGTCGTCGTGCTCTCCGGAATCGGTACGAAAGACGAGTGGCGATTCGAGGTGCGCGGCGAGAGTCAGGAGACAATCGGCGAGTTTCGAGAGTACTGCCAGGAAAACGACATTCCGATAACAATCACCGCCGTCCACGCAATGCTCCCGATCCAGGGCGAGGGCTACGAGTTAACCGAGACCCAACGTGAGGCGCTGGTACTAGCCTACGAACGGGGCTACTTCGACTCCCCACGCGAGTCGTCGCTCGAAGAGATCGCCGACGAGCTCGGCATCACCCAGCAATCACTTTCTTCACGACTCCGACGCGGGCATCGACGTCTCATTGGAGCGACGCTCAGCAGTTCGGTGTGA
- a CDS encoding YihY/virulence factor BrkB family protein has protein sequence MDLRRGYSVARTVVDVVREHNVTFMAGSIAHAAFLSILPLLLLLFIVVGAVGNEFLTEQITALARDHLSPAGEGLVFEALTDASDRAGASLIGVASLLWGMLRIFRGISTAFDELYEGEDRSASGRVIDGLVVFVAILLATVGAGFGATVLAAVDHAVVEVLTPVALFVGLTAAFFPMYYVFPNADVGPREALPGALVAAAGWVVLEAVFGIYAGLVDTVGTYETLGAVILLLVWLYGTALVLLVGAALNVVVGGHHVEDADERDEAPSTGAVGT, from the coding sequence ATGGACCTGCGACGGGGCTACTCCGTCGCCCGGACGGTCGTCGACGTCGTGCGCGAGCACAACGTGACGTTCATGGCGGGTAGCATCGCCCACGCCGCGTTCCTCTCGATCCTCCCGTTGCTCCTCTTACTGTTCATCGTCGTCGGCGCGGTCGGCAACGAGTTCCTGACCGAGCAGATCACCGCGCTGGCGCGCGATCACCTCAGCCCGGCGGGAGAGGGGCTCGTCTTCGAGGCGCTGACCGACGCCTCAGATCGCGCCGGTGCCTCGCTGATCGGCGTCGCGTCGCTGCTGTGGGGAATGCTGCGCATCTTCCGAGGGATCAGCACCGCGTTCGACGAACTCTACGAGGGCGAGGACCGCTCCGCAAGCGGGCGGGTGATCGACGGGCTCGTCGTCTTCGTCGCCATCCTGCTGGCCACCGTCGGCGCCGGGTTCGGGGCGACCGTCCTGGCCGCGGTCGATCACGCGGTCGTCGAAGTGCTGACGCCGGTCGCGCTGTTCGTCGGGCTGACGGCCGCGTTCTTTCCGATGTACTACGTCTTCCCGAACGCAGACGTCGGCCCGCGGGAGGCCCTGCCGGGGGCGCTGGTCGCTGCCGCCGGCTGGGTCGTCCTCGAGGCGGTCTTCGGCATCTACGCCGGACTGGTCGACACCGTCGGCACCTACGAGACCCTCGGCGCCGTGATCCTGCTACTCGTCTGGCTCTACGGCACGGCCCTTGTCCTGCTGGTCGGCGCGGCGCTCAACGTCGTCGTCGGCGGCCACCACGTCGAGGATGCAGACGAGCGCGACGAGGCGCCGTCGACGGGCGCGGTTGGGACGTAA
- a CDS encoding ArsR family transcriptional regulator: MTSQEEEIVRLLSQKRNRRALEILHEEGTCSLRELAVGIADKAEGASGGADERAASVDRITIELHHRILPALTSAELVSYNRENATVSTATQTDLEAEWLDVELFDELQSYFGTHHDREEGIGVVQGSEQVYEHARQMADEADEELFLIYVSDELLTVDCLPQAQRAIDRDVEFAVGSEDGGVHDFFHEHLPEATLWEPQRDWGASRTQYPRINRVIVADRQQVVVGLLDETEDGGLEETAIIGEGATNPLVVLVRELLGPRLDHLDYQSEDFLESLPFDG, translated from the coding sequence ATGACCTCCCAAGAGGAGGAGATCGTTCGCCTGCTGTCCCAAAAGCGCAATCGGAGGGCGCTGGAGATCCTCCACGAGGAGGGGACCTGTTCGCTCCGGGAGCTGGCTGTGGGGATCGCCGACAAGGCGGAGGGAGCGTCCGGTGGTGCCGACGAGCGGGCGGCATCAGTTGACCGGATCACGATCGAACTCCACCATCGAATTCTCCCGGCGCTCACGTCGGCCGAGTTGGTGTCGTACAATCGCGAGAACGCTACCGTTTCGACGGCAACGCAGACGGACCTCGAGGCGGAGTGGCTCGACGTCGAACTGTTCGACGAGCTGCAGTCGTACTTCGGCACCCACCACGACCGAGAGGAGGGAATCGGCGTCGTACAGGGGAGCGAGCAGGTCTACGAGCACGCGCGACAGATGGCAGACGAGGCCGACGAAGAGCTGTTTCTCATCTACGTCTCCGACGAGTTGCTCACCGTCGACTGCCTGCCCCAGGCCCAACGCGCCATCGACCGGGACGTCGAGTTCGCCGTCGGCTCCGAGGACGGCGGGGTTCACGACTTCTTTCACGAGCACCTGCCGGAGGCGACGCTCTGGGAACCCCAGCGCGACTGGGGTGCGAGCCGAACGCAGTATCCCCGGATAAACCGCGTCATCGTCGCGGACCGCCAACAGGTCGTCGTCGGACTGCTCGACGAAACCGAGGACGGAGGGCTGGAGGAAACGGCGATAATCGGCGAGGGGGCGACGAATCCGCTGGTCGTCCTCGTCCGCGAACTCCTTGGACCGCGTCTCGACCATCTCGACTACCAGAGCGAGGACTTTCTGGAGAGCCTCCCGTTCGACGGGTGA
- a CDS encoding helix-turn-helix domain-containing protein, with the protein MSVITEIRIPSDAFELGQILSLEDASAIELETLVPSGDVTVPLFWVYEPVENGFLEAVERYPTVNTVTEVDVFDDRTLIRIDWDASQDHLFQCILEHDGQILGATGSSEGWNFEIRFSDRETLSQCQTCCEDAHISLELTRIYNPTDPEAGPWYGLSEPQREALTLAIRRGYYDIPRGCTTAELADELGISDQAVTERLRRAIGTFGRYTLLTPESAAEMD; encoded by the coding sequence ATGAGTGTAATAACGGAGATTCGCATCCCATCCGATGCTTTTGAACTCGGGCAAATCCTCAGTCTCGAGGATGCGTCGGCAATCGAACTCGAAACGCTCGTCCCGAGTGGGGACGTGACCGTGCCGCTCTTCTGGGTCTACGAACCGGTCGAAAACGGCTTTCTCGAAGCCGTCGAACGCTATCCAACTGTCAACACCGTCACAGAGGTGGACGTGTTCGACGACAGGACGCTAATCAGGATCGACTGGGATGCGAGCCAGGACCACCTTTTTCAGTGCATCTTGGAACACGACGGGCAGATACTGGGTGCGACTGGATCGTCGGAAGGGTGGAATTTCGAGATACGGTTTTCAGACCGCGAGACATTGAGTCAGTGCCAGACCTGTTGTGAGGACGCGCACATCTCTCTGGAGCTAACCCGCATATATAATCCGACGGACCCTGAGGCCGGTCCGTGGTACGGCCTGAGTGAGCCCCAACGAGAAGCGTTGACGCTTGCCATTCGAAGGGGATACTACGACATTCCACGAGGGTGTACGACCGCAGAGTTAGCTGACGAACTCGGAATTTCCGATCAAGCAGTGACGGAGCGACTGCGTCGTGCCATTGGGACGTTCGGGAGGTACACACTTCTCACGCCCGAGTCAGCGGCGGAAATGGACTGA
- a CDS encoding DUF5808 domain-containing protein encodes MVDKPTSGEIFGVPYNFDRPSFGRMLSAYWQPGEGMLVEKPFGVGYTLNMANWRSWIVVAVAGALLYQQETGSSEADESADDEPVEVIVDDD; translated from the coding sequence ATGGTTGACAAACCGACTTCCGGTGAGATCTTTGGCGTGCCGTACAACTTCGACCGCCCGAGCTTCGGACGGATGCTCTCGGCGTACTGGCAGCCCGGCGAGGGGATGCTCGTCGAGAAACCGTTTGGCGTCGGCTACACCCTGAACATGGCCAACTGGCGCTCGTGGATCGTCGTCGCCGTCGCCGGGGCCCTCCTCTACCAGCAAGAGACCGGCTCTTCCGAGGCCGACGAGTCGGCCGACGACGAACCGGTCGAGGTTATCGTCGACGACGACTGA
- a CDS encoding ribonuclease HI family protein yields the protein MTNEPLPAEHLSPLAALVDEVLAGVGYDVAATIDAVDDAVPGYGGLFDPETSRDELRRALESLLASERSRPPVPEPASDAFVLYVDGSSRGNPGPAGAGAVIVDATGDELARLGRPVGSRTGNNTAEYVALQLGLAELVARYEPRRLEVRIDSMTVIRDVWGGNDPTEPGVETYSEAVAATLSDIPTHQYTHLADSDPNPADALATVGADIAALGPG from the coding sequence GTGACCAACGAGCCCCTCCCGGCCGAGCACCTCTCGCCGCTCGCTGCGCTCGTCGACGAGGTGCTCGCGGGCGTCGGCTACGATGTGGCGGCCACCATCGACGCCGTCGACGACGCCGTCCCCGGCTACGGCGGGCTCTTCGATCCCGAGACCAGCCGGGACGAGTTGCGTCGCGCGCTCGAGAGCCTGCTCGCGTCGGAACGTAGCCGGCCGCCCGTCCCCGAGCCGGCAAGCGACGCGTTCGTCCTCTACGTCGACGGCAGTTCCCGCGGCAACCCTGGCCCCGCAGGTGCGGGCGCCGTCATCGTGGACGCTACGGGAGACGAACTCGCCCGGCTCGGCCGACCCGTCGGCTCCCGGACGGGGAACAACACGGCCGAATACGTCGCCCTCCAGCTCGGCCTCGCTGAACTGGTAGCTCGCTACGAGCCCCGAAGGCTAGAGGTGCGCATCGATTCGATGACCGTCATCCGAGACGTCTGGGGTGGCAACGATCCGACAGAGCCGGGCGTCGAGACCTACAGCGAAGCCGTTGCGGCGACGCTGTCGGACATTCCGACCCACCAGTACACGCACCTGGCCGACAGCGACCCGAACCCCGCCGACGCGCTGGCGACGGTTGGAGCCGATATTGCAGCCCTCGGACCCGGATAG
- a CDS encoding hydrogenase maturation nickel metallochaperone HypA, with product MASNSQTVGRSRCLNCGFKADGGSAEWLRLEVPGIGRMTQCPDCGSTNVIAGR from the coding sequence ATGGCCAGCAACTCGCAGACGGTCGGCCGATCGCGCTGTCTAAACTGTGGCTTCAAGGCGGACGGCGGTTCGGCGGAGTGGCTCCGACTGGAGGTCCCCGGAATCGGTCGAATGACGCAGTGTCCAGACTGTGGAAGCACCAACGTGATCGCCGGTCGGTAG